In Sulfuritortus calidifontis, the sequence GGCGCAGTGAGAGGAGGGCCGGTGAAGTGCTGGGTCTGCAAACGACAGGCGCGCGGCTACGGCCACGCGGACCTTCGGCATCCGGTGGGCGACGCCCGGCGTTATCCGATGGACTGGGTGTTTTGCTCGCGGCGCTGCCAGCAGGCGTTTCACGCGCTCTACGGCCAGTGGCTGCGGGTGCGGGACGGACGTCCACCCCTCGGGGAGGTCGCGATGATCGATCCGTCTGATGTCGAACTGGCCGCGATGCGAAAGTGCCTCAAGGCCTTTGGTGAGGCGGCCAGCGAGATCGGCTTCGAGAAGCCACTCGGGGCGTATTCCGAGGCCGAGGCGCTGCAGGTCATCGACGCCATCGTCACCGGCTACACCGAGGCGATGGTCGCGCACCACGAGGCGAGCAAGTACCCACCGGTGCGGGGACTCAAAGACCCCGTGTCCGACCCCTTCGCGGACCTGGAAGACGACCTGCCGTGGGAGGAGCCGGAGTCGGCCTCAAAGGCGACTTCAAACGCGGCACAGAAGGAGGCGCGGCGATGATGGACTTCAACGCCTCCAGGAGCTTCTCGGGTCAGCTCACGGCGCGGATCGACGCGGCCATGCAGCAAGCTCGCGCAGCGCAGCCGCGCCGCACCTACCTCGGCGCCTCACGCCTGGGGGCCGCGTGCGAGCGCGCGTTGCAGTACGAGTTCGCGGATGCGCCGGTCGATCCGGGCCGCGAGACCGACGGCCGTCTGCTGCGCGTGTTCGAGCGCGGCCATGTGATCGAGGACTGCATGGCTACCTGGCTGCGCGCCGCAGGCTTCGACCTGCGCACGCGCGACGACGCGGGCGAGCCCTTCGGTTTCTCGGCGCTGGACGGCCGCTTGCAGGGGCATGTCGATGGCGTCCT encodes:
- a CDS encoding DUF6511 domain-containing protein; its protein translation is MKCWVCKRQARGYGHADLRHPVGDARRYPMDWVFCSRRCQQAFHALYGQWLRVRDGRPPLGEVAMIDPSDVELAAMRKCLKAFGEAASEIGFEKPLGAYSEAEALQVIDAIVTGYTEAMVAHHEASKYPPVRGLKDPVSDPFADLEDDLPWEEPESASKATSNAAQKEARR